The following proteins are co-located in the Pseudomonas fluorescens genome:
- a CDS encoding alpha-L-glutamate ligase-like protein: protein MFGFWKTWKALEARGIMGINRRNADYVLKYNKRSLYPIVDDKIITKERAIAAGIHVPEMYGVISTEKEIDKLDAIIGGRNDFVIKPAQGAGGDGILVVADRFEGRYRTVSGKIISHEEIEHQISSILTGLYSLGGHRDRALIEYRVVPDQIFKSISYEGVPDIRIIVLMGYPVMAMLRLPTRQSGGKANLHQGAIGVGVDLATGLTLRGTWLNNIITKHPDTTNAVDGVQLPNWDGFMQLAAGCYELCGLGYIGVDMVLDQEKGPLILELNARPGLNIQIANDCGLTLRTHAVEARLEALKAAGVTETPQERVTFVQEMFGHIPHVEG, encoded by the coding sequence ATGTTCGGCTTCTGGAAGACCTGGAAGGCCCTGGAAGCGCGGGGGATCATGGGCATCAACCGGCGTAATGCCGATTACGTGCTCAAGTACAACAAGCGCAGCCTGTACCCGATTGTGGATGACAAGATCATCACCAAGGAACGGGCGATTGCCGCCGGCATCCATGTGCCGGAAATGTACGGGGTCATTTCCACCGAGAAGGAAATCGACAAGCTCGACGCGATCATCGGCGGGCGCAACGACTTCGTGATCAAACCGGCCCAGGGCGCTGGCGGTGATGGCATCCTGGTGGTGGCCGACCGTTTTGAAGGGCGCTATCGCACCGTGTCCGGCAAGATCATCAGTCATGAAGAAATCGAGCACCAGATTTCCAGCATCCTCACCGGCTTGTATTCCCTGGGCGGCCACCGGGACCGTGCGCTGATCGAATACCGCGTGGTGCCGGACCAGATCTTCAAGAGCATCAGCTATGAAGGCGTGCCGGATATCCGCATCATCGTGCTGATGGGCTACCCGGTGATGGCGATGCTGCGCCTGCCGACCCGGCAATCCGGCGGCAAGGCCAACCTGCACCAGGGCGCCATTGGCGTGGGTGTGGACCTGGCCACCGGCCTGACCCTGCGCGGCACCTGGCTGAACAACATCATCACCAAACACCCCGACACCACCAACGCAGTGGACGGTGTGCAACTGCCCAACTGGGATGGTTTCATGCAGCTGGCGGCCGGCTGCTACGAACTGTGCGGGCTGGGCTATATCGGGGTAGACATGGTGCTGGACCAGGAAAAAGGCCCGCTGATCCTCGAACTGAATGCGCGGCCGGGGCTGAATATCCAGATCGCCAACGACTGCGGCCTGACCCTGCGCACCCACGCCGTGGAAGCGCGCCTGGAAGCACTGAAAGCCGCCGGCGTGACGGAAACCCCGCAAGAGCGCGTGACGTTTGTGCAGGAAATGTTTGGGCACATACCCCACGTCGAAGGCTGA
- a CDS encoding type II toxin-antitoxin system HigB family toxin — MRIIALSTLRIFWESHPAYSEAKTPLVELYRHLEKTTYTTPQALKEALRTASILKAGRVVFNVGGNKYRVIMAIDYQRQLGFVRFVGTHAQYNQINAETV; from the coding sequence ATGCGGATAATCGCTCTTTCTACCTTACGAATATTCTGGGAAAGCCATCCCGCGTACAGCGAGGCCAAAACGCCGCTGGTCGAGCTGTATCGCCACTTGGAGAAAACTACTTACACCACGCCGCAGGCACTCAAAGAAGCGCTCAGGACGGCGAGCATTCTCAAGGCCGGCAGGGTCGTGTTTAACGTGGGCGGCAACAAATATCGAGTGATCATGGCGATCGACTATCAACGACAGCTGGGTTTCGTCCGTTTCGTGGGAACCCATGCGCAATACAACCAGATCAACGCGGAGACCGTGTGA
- a CDS encoding GntR family transcriptional regulator — protein MLDQLETPVVAQDDSQTMSENVFRRIQAAIVKGEIAPGSKISEPELARTYGISRGPLREAIHRLEGQRLLVRVPHVGARVVSLSHAELIELYEIRESLEGMACRLAAERMTDAEIEELRQVLHTHERDEAFQAGVGYYQQEGDFDFHYRIIQGAGNRTLTQMLCGELYQLVRMYRIQFSATPNRPRQAFAEHHRILDAIADRDGELAELLMRRHIGASKRNIARHFPDGAPQTATQRGES, from the coding sequence ATGCTGGATCAACTGGAAACCCCAGTGGTAGCGCAAGACGATTCCCAGACCATGTCCGAGAACGTCTTCCGGCGTATCCAGGCCGCCATCGTCAAAGGCGAAATCGCCCCCGGCAGCAAGATCTCCGAGCCAGAGCTGGCGCGCACCTACGGCATCAGCCGTGGCCCATTGCGTGAAGCGATCCACCGCCTGGAAGGTCAGCGTCTGCTGGTGCGCGTGCCCCACGTAGGCGCGCGAGTGGTGTCCTTGAGCCATGCCGAGCTGATCGAGCTCTATGAAATCCGCGAATCCCTGGAAGGCATGGCCTGCCGTTTGGCTGCCGAGCGCATGACCGATGCGGAAATCGAAGAGCTGCGCCAAGTGCTGCACACCCATGAGCGCGACGAAGCGTTCCAGGCGGGTGTCGGGTACTACCAGCAGGAAGGCGACTTCGATTTTCATTACCGGATAATTCAAGGTGCCGGTAATCGCACGCTGACCCAGATGCTCTGCGGCGAGCTGTACCAGTTGGTGCGCATGTACCGCATCCAGTTCTCTGCCACCCCCAATCGTCCACGCCAGGCCTTTGCCGAGCATCACCGCATTCTTGATGCGATTGCCGATCGCGACGGTGAACTGGCCGAATTGTTGATGCGCCGGCATATCGGCGCCTCCAAACGCAATATCGCCCGTCACTTCCCGGACGGCGCGCCCCAGACAGCCACTCAGCGAGGTGAGTCATGA
- a CDS encoding helix-turn-helix domain-containing protein, producing the protein MNIKPIHSQEDLTAALARVEQLWGAHVNSPEGDELEILAVLIEKYEAEHFPMPASDPVEAIKFRMEQLGMTARDLEPFIGTSGRVSEVLNHKRKLSLAMIKRLHEGLSIPYERLLAEV; encoded by the coding sequence ATGAACATCAAACCTATTCACTCCCAGGAAGACCTCACGGCGGCGCTCGCACGCGTCGAGCAGCTATGGGGAGCGCACGTCAACTCGCCAGAGGGTGACGAACTGGAAATCCTCGCCGTACTCATTGAGAAGTACGAGGCGGAACATTTTCCAATGCCGGCTTCAGACCCAGTGGAAGCGATTAAATTTCGTATGGAGCAGTTGGGCATGACTGCGCGTGACCTTGAGCCTTTTATCGGTACAAGCGGGCGCGTGTCCGAAGTGCTGAATCACAAGCGAAAGCTGAGCCTGGCGATGATCAAACGCCTGCATGAAGGCTTGAGTATTCCTTATGAGCGCTTGCTGGCCGAGGTTTAG
- the pabB gene encoding aminodeoxychorismate synthase component I: MSTCSVHSLPYRANPADYFAAIRHAPGAVLLDSGRPAAERGRYDVLSAWPQATLTVRPDESGRDFLQRLRDNLTQLGEAAIPADLQLPFAGGLIGYLSYDFGRHLEQMPHLAVDDLHLPDARFGLYAWALISDHQAQTSQLIFHPAQADSERQRLIDLFSQPAPHTSATFRLHGPMAPDLTAEAYRQAIVRIQDYIQAGDCYQVNFAQRFRAPCSGDPWVAYCALREACPTPFSGFQSLPDHGAVVSLSPERFVRISERQVETRPIKGTRPRGLTPAEDAAQAAELLASPKDRAENLMIVDLLRNDLGRTCRTGSVNVPELFSLESYPNVHHLVSSVTGILADDKDALDLIAGSFPGGSITGAPKIRAMQIIDELEPTRRGLYCGSLVYLDVRGEMDSSIAIRSLLVKDGQVCCWGGGGIVADSQWEAEYQESLTKVRVLLHTLENL; the protein is encoded by the coding sequence ATGTCGACCTGCTCCGTACACTCGCTGCCCTACCGCGCCAACCCCGCCGACTATTTCGCGGCGATTCGCCATGCCCCCGGTGCGGTGCTGCTCGACAGCGGGCGCCCGGCCGCAGAACGCGGGCGTTATGACGTGCTCAGCGCCTGGCCACAAGCAACCCTGACCGTAAGGCCTGACGAAAGCGGCCGTGATTTCCTGCAACGCTTGCGCGATAACCTGACGCAGCTGGGTGAAGCGGCAATACCGGCGGATTTGCAACTGCCATTTGCCGGCGGCTTGATCGGCTACCTGAGCTACGACTTCGGTCGGCACCTGGAACAGATGCCACACCTGGCGGTGGATGACCTGCACCTGCCGGATGCACGCTTCGGGCTGTATGCCTGGGCGCTGATCAGCGACCACCAGGCACAGACCAGTCAGTTGATCTTCCACCCGGCGCAGGCCGACAGCGAGCGACAACGGTTGATCGACCTGTTCAGCCAGCCTGCCCCGCACACATCGGCCACCTTCAGGCTGCATGGCCCGATGGCGCCCGATCTCACCGCCGAGGCTTATCGCCAGGCCATCGTGCGCATTCAGGACTATATCCAGGCGGGCGACTGCTATCAGGTCAACTTCGCGCAGCGCTTCCGGGCGCCGTGCAGCGGCGACCCATGGGTGGCTTACTGCGCGCTGCGTGAAGCCTGCCCTACGCCCTTTTCAGGTTTCCAGAGCCTGCCGGATCACGGCGCGGTAGTGAGCCTGTCGCCGGAGCGCTTTGTCAGGATCAGCGAACGCCAAGTCGAAACGCGCCCGATCAAAGGCACCCGCCCACGGGGTTTGACGCCCGCAGAGGATGCAGCTCAGGCTGCCGAACTCCTGGCCAGCCCCAAGGATCGCGCCGAAAACCTGATGATCGTCGACCTGCTGCGCAACGACCTCGGTCGCACCTGCCGCACGGGCTCGGTGAACGTGCCGGAGTTGTTCAGCCTGGAAAGCTACCCCAACGTGCACCACCTGGTGAGCAGCGTCACCGGCATCCTGGCCGACGACAAGGACGCCCTCGACCTGATCGCCGGCAGCTTCCCCGGCGGCTCCATCACTGGCGCGCCGAAGATCCGCGCGATGCAGATCATCGACGAGCTGGAGCCGACGCGCCGCGGTTTGTATTGCGGCTCGCTGGTGTACCTGGATGTACGCGGCGAGATGGACAGCTCCATCGCGATTCGCAGTCTGCTGGTCAAGGATGGGCAGGTGTGCTGCTGGGGCGGCGGCGGAATCGTCGCGGACTCGCAGTGGGAGGCGGAGTATCAGGAGTCGCTGACCAAGGTGCGAGTGTTGTTACACACGTTGGAAAACCTCTAG
- the prpC gene encoding bifunctional 2-methylcitrate synthase/citrate synthase produces the protein MAEAKVLSGAGLRGQVAGQTALSTVGQAGAGLTYRGYDVRELAADAQFEEVAYLLLYGELPTNAELAAYSKKLSTLRDLPQALKEVLERIPADAHPMDVMRTGCSFLGNIEPEKDFSVQRDVTDRLLAAFPAIMCYWYRFSHDGKRIDCVTDEPSIGGHFLHLLHGKKPSALHEKVMNVSLILYAEHEFNASTFTARVCASTLSDLYSCVTAAIGSLRGPLHGGANEAAMEMIERFGSAEEAVEGTLGMLARKDKIMGFGHAIYKDSDPRNEVIKGWSKKLADEVGDTVLFPVSEAIDKTMWEQKKLFPNADFYHASAYHFMGIPTKLFTPIFVCSRLTGWAAHVFEQRANNRIIRPSAEYIGVEQRKFVPIERR, from the coding sequence ATGGCTGAAGCAAAAGTACTGAGTGGCGCTGGCCTGCGTGGCCAGGTGGCCGGGCAAACGGCACTGTCCACCGTAGGCCAGGCCGGTGCCGGCCTCACCTATCGCGGTTATGACGTGCGTGAACTCGCCGCCGACGCGCAATTTGAAGAAGTCGCCTACCTGCTGCTCTACGGCGAGTTGCCGACCAACGCCGAGCTGGCGGCCTACAGCAAAAAGCTGAGCACCCTGCGCGATCTGCCCCAGGCCCTGAAAGAAGTGCTCGAACGCATTCCTGCCGACGCCCACCCGATGGACGTGATGCGCACGGGTTGCTCGTTCCTGGGCAATATCGAGCCCGAGAAAGACTTCAGCGTGCAACGCGATGTCACCGACCGCCTGCTTGCCGCCTTCCCGGCGATCATGTGTTACTGGTATCGCTTCAGCCACGACGGCAAGCGCATCGACTGCGTGACCGACGAGCCCAGCATCGGCGGCCACTTCCTGCACCTGTTGCATGGCAAAAAGCCGAGCGCACTGCATGAGAAAGTCATGAACGTGTCGCTGATCCTCTACGCCGAGCACGAATTCAACGCGTCGACCTTCACCGCCCGCGTGTGTGCCTCGACCTTGTCCGACCTGTATTCGTGCGTCACTGCTGCCATCGGCTCCCTGCGCGGCCCGCTGCATGGCGGCGCCAACGAAGCGGCGATGGAAATGATCGAGCGTTTCGGCTCGGCCGAAGAGGCCGTTGAAGGCACCCTTGGCATGCTGGCGCGCAAAGACAAGATCATGGGCTTCGGCCACGCGATCTACAAAGACAGCGACCCGCGCAATGAAGTGATCAAGGGCTGGTCGAAAAAACTCGCCGACGAAGTAGGGGATACCGTGCTGTTCCCGGTTTCCGAAGCCATCGACAAGACCATGTGGGAGCAGAAGAAGTTGTTCCCCAATGCCGACTTCTACCATGCCTCGGCGTACCACTTCATGGGCATCCCGACCAAGCTGTTCACGCCGATCTTTGTGTGCTCGCGCCTCACCGGCTGGGCCGCGCACGTGTTCGAGCAGCGCGCCAACAACCGCATCATCCGTCCAAGCGCCGAATATATCGGCGTTGAGCAGCGCAAGTTCGTGCCAATCGAACGTCGCTGA
- the acnD gene encoding Fe/S-dependent 2-methylisocitrate dehydratase AcnD: MNTEFRKPLPGSRLDFYDARAAVDAIRPGAYATLPYTSRVLAENLVRRCDPATLNASLSQLIERKRDLDFPWFPARVVCHDILGQTALVDLAGLRDAIALQGGDPAQVNPVVPTQLIVDHSLAVEAGGADPDAFEKNRAIEDRRNEDRFHFIEWTKKAFKNVDVIPPGNGIMHQINLEKMSPVIQVRDGVAFPDTCVGTDSHTPHVDALGVIAIGVGGLEAESVMLGRASWMRLPESVGVELTGKLQPGITATDMVLALTEFLRKQKVVGAWLEFFGEGASALTLGDRATISNMAPEYGATAAMFYIDSQTIAYLKLTGREDEQVTLVEQYARHTGLWADDLKGAQYERGLTFDLSSVVRNMAGPSNPHARVATSDLASKGISGQWDEVPGQMPDGAVIIAAITSCTNTSNPRNVIAAGLLARNANRLGLARKPWVKSSLAPGSKTVAMYLDEAGLTHELEQLGFGVVAFACTTCNGMSGALDPVIQQEIIDRDLYATAVLSGNRNFDGRIHPYAKQAFLASPPLVVAYAIAGTIRFDIEKDVLGLDADGKEIRLKDIWPSDEEIDAVVKASVKPEQFRAVYIPMFAIHEDTGPKVAPLYDWRPQSTYIRRPPYWEGALAGARPLKGMRPLAVLPDNITTDHLSPSNAIMLDSAAGEYLAKMGLPEVDFNSYATHRGDHLTAQRATFANPKLFNEMVVENGKVKQGSLARIEPEGQVTRMWEAIETYMERKQPLIIIAGADYGQGSSRDWAAKGVRLAGVEAIVAEGFERIHRTNLVGMGVLPLEFLPGTDRHTLNIDGSETYDVIGQRTPRAQLTLVINRKHGERVEVPVTCRLDTAEEVSIYEAGGVLQRFAQDFLESAATA, translated from the coding sequence ATGAACACTGAATTTCGTAAACCGCTGCCCGGCAGCCGCCTGGATTTCTACGACGCCCGCGCGGCAGTCGATGCAATCCGCCCCGGTGCCTATGCCACCTTGCCGTACACCTCCCGCGTCCTCGCGGAGAACCTGGTGCGCCGTTGCGACCCGGCCACGCTCAATGCGTCCCTGAGCCAACTGATCGAGCGCAAGCGTGACCTCGACTTCCCGTGGTTCCCGGCGCGCGTGGTGTGCCACGATATCCTCGGCCAGACCGCTCTGGTCGACCTCGCCGGCCTGCGCGATGCCATCGCCCTGCAAGGCGGCGACCCGGCCCAGGTCAACCCGGTGGTGCCGACCCAACTGATCGTCGACCACTCCCTGGCCGTTGAAGCCGGTGGTGCTGACCCCGATGCGTTCGAGAAAAACCGCGCCATCGAGGACCGTCGCAACGAAGACCGTTTCCACTTTATCGAGTGGACCAAAAAGGCCTTCAAGAACGTCGACGTGATCCCGCCGGGCAACGGCATCATGCACCAGATCAACCTGGAGAAAATGTCCCCGGTGATTCAGGTACGTGACGGTGTGGCGTTCCCGGATACCTGCGTCGGCACCGACAGTCACACCCCGCACGTGGATGCCCTGGGCGTGATCGCCATCGGCGTCGGCGGCCTTGAAGCCGAGAGTGTGATGCTCGGCCGCGCCTCGTGGATGCGCTTGCCGGAAAGTGTCGGCGTGGAGCTGACGGGCAAGCTGCAACCGGGCATTACCGCGACCGACATGGTGCTGGCGCTGACCGAATTCCTGCGCAAGCAGAAAGTGGTGGGGGCATGGCTGGAATTCTTCGGCGAAGGTGCCTCGGCCCTGACTCTGGGCGACCGTGCGACCATCTCCAACATGGCCCCGGAATATGGCGCCACCGCGGCCATGTTCTACATCGACTCGCAGACCATCGCCTACCTGAAACTCACCGGCCGCGAAGACGAACAAGTCACGTTGGTTGAGCAGTACGCGCGCCACACCGGCCTGTGGGCGGATGACCTCAAAGGCGCGCAGTACGAGCGCGGCCTGACCTTCGACCTGTCCAGTGTCGTACGCAATATGGCCGGCCCGAGCAACCCGCACGCCCGCGTCGCCACCAGTGATCTGGCCTCCAAGGGCATCTCCGGGCAGTGGGACGAAGTGCCGGGGCAAATGCCGGATGGCGCGGTGATCATCGCCGCCATTACCAGTTGCACCAACACCAGCAACCCGCGCAACGTGATCGCCGCCGGCCTGTTGGCACGCAATGCCAACAGGCTCGGGCTGGCCCGCAAACCGTGGGTCAAATCTTCGCTGGCGCCCGGCTCGAAAACCGTGGCGATGTACCTCGACGAAGCCGGCTTGACCCACGAGTTGGAGCAGTTGGGTTTTGGTGTGGTGGCGTTCGCTTGCACCACCTGCAACGGCATGTCCGGTGCGCTCGACCCGGTGATCCAGCAAGAAATCATCGACCGTGACCTCTACGCCACCGCGGTGCTTTCCGGTAACCGCAACTTTGACGGGCGCATTCACCCGTACGCCAAGCAAGCATTCCTCGCTTCGCCGCCGCTGGTCGTGGCTTATGCGATTGCCGGCACCATCCGTTTTGACATCGAAAAGGACGTGCTGGGCCTGGATGCCGACGGTAAGGAAATCCGCCTCAAAGACATCTGGCCGAGCGATGAAGAAATCGACGCGGTGGTCAAGGCGTCGGTCAAACCGGAGCAGTTCCGTGCGGTGTACATCCCGATGTTCGCGATTCACGAAGACACCGGCCCGAAAGTCGCGCCGCTGTACGATTGGCGCCCGCAAAGCACTTACATACGCCGCCCGCCGTACTGGGAAGGCGCGCTGGCCGGTGCTCGCCCGCTCAAGGGCATGCGCCCGTTGGCGGTGCTGCCGGACAACATCACCACCGATCACCTGTCGCCGTCCAACGCGATCATGCTCGACAGCGCCGCCGGTGAATACCTGGCGAAAATGGGCCTGCCGGAAGTTGACTTCAACTCCTACGCCACCCACCGCGGCGACCACTTGACCGCGCAGCGCGCAACCTTCGCCAACCCGAAACTGTTCAATGAAATGGTGGTTGAAAACGGCAAGGTCAAGCAGGGTTCCCTGGCGCGTATCGAGCCCGAAGGCCAGGTCACGCGGATGTGGGAAGCCATCGAAACCTACATGGAGCGCAAGCAGCCGCTGATCATTATTGCGGGTGCCGACTACGGCCAGGGCTCGTCCCGCGACTGGGCGGCCAAGGGCGTGCGCCTGGCCGGTGTGGAAGCGATTGTCGCCGAAGGCTTTGAACGCATTCACCGCACCAACCTGGTGGGCATGGGCGTGTTGCCGCTGGAATTCCTGCCGGGCACCGACCGTCACACCTTGAACATTGACGGCAGCGAGACCTATGACGTGATCGGCCAGCGCACCCCGCGTGCGCAGTTGACCCTGGTGATCAACCGCAAGCATGGCGAACGTGTCGAAGTGCCGGTGACGTGCCGTCTGGACACGGCTGAAGAAGTGTCGATCTACGAGGCGGGCGGCGTGTTGCAGCGGTTTGCCCAAGACTTCCTGGAATCGGCGGCGACCGCCTGA
- the rloB gene encoding osmotic stress tolerance membrane protein RloB — translation MRSLTLHLKILITILVVLGISVTAYQIFVLGIPVTEDATDDLWNIDAKVEFVANPKDPVKISMFVPPLSRDFVSLNESFISNNYGVSVNRTDGNRKVTWSARRAKGKQTLYYRLVLTKRYSGEKVKVKGPTFRDSIAVEGPEKIAAEALLAPIRQHSADVETFIGEAIKRTNNLNDDNVKLLLAGDPSTPHKAKIVELLLSIAHVPIEKVHTIRLVADQPQTPELWLRSFNGNDWLYFNPETGEQGLPSDRLLWWTGDENLITVDGGKKAMVTFSLNNSEMNAIRLAKLTDENTDANFLEYSLYGLPLQTQQTFMIMVMIPIGVLVILILRNLIGLQTLGTFTPVLIALAFRETQLGFGIVLFTIITALGLSLRSYLEHLKLQMLPRLSVVLTFVVVLIAAISLFSHKLGLERGLSVALFPMVILTMTIERLSITWEERGANHALKVAIGTLFAASLAHIIMSVPELIYFVFTFPAILLILVGFMLAMGRYRGYRLTELVRFKAFLKADS, via the coding sequence ATGCGCTCTCTGACCCTGCACCTGAAAATCCTTATCACCATCCTGGTGGTATTGGGTATTTCGGTCACCGCCTACCAGATTTTCGTGCTGGGCATCCCCGTCACCGAGGACGCCACCGACGACCTCTGGAACATCGACGCCAAGGTCGAGTTCGTCGCCAACCCCAAAGACCCGGTGAAGATCTCGATGTTCGTGCCGCCCCTGAGCCGCGACTTCGTCAGCCTCAATGAGAGTTTCATCTCCAATAATTACGGCGTCAGCGTCAACCGCACCGACGGCAACCGCAAGGTGACGTGGTCGGCACGCCGAGCCAAAGGCAAGCAGACCCTGTATTACCGACTGGTGCTGACCAAGCGTTACAGCGGTGAAAAGGTCAAGGTCAAGGGCCCGACCTTCCGCGACAGCATCGCAGTCGAAGGCCCGGAGAAAATCGCCGCCGAAGCCTTGCTGGCGCCGATCCGCCAGCACTCGGCGGACGTCGAGACCTTTATCGGCGAGGCTATCAAGCGTACCAACAACCTCAACGACGACAATGTGAAGCTGCTGCTGGCCGGCGATCCGTCGACACCGCACAAGGCCAAGATCGTCGAGCTGCTGCTGTCGATCGCCCACGTGCCGATCGAAAAGGTCCACACCATCCGCCTGGTGGCCGACCAACCGCAAACCCCGGAGCTGTGGCTGCGCAGTTTCAACGGCAATGACTGGCTGTACTTCAACCCGGAAACCGGCGAGCAAGGCCTGCCGTCCGACCGCCTGTTGTGGTGGACCGGCGATGAAAACCTGATCACGGTCGATGGCGGCAAGAAAGCCATGGTGACCTTCAGCCTGAACAACAGCGAAATGAACGCCATTCGCCTGGCCAAGCTGACTGACGAAAATACCGACGCCAACTTCCTCGAATATTCGCTGTACGGCCTGCCGCTGCAAACCCAGCAGACCTTCATGATCATGGTGATGATCCCGATTGGCGTGCTGGTGATTCTGATCCTGCGCAACCTGATCGGCCTGCAGACCCTGGGCACCTTTACCCCGGTGCTGATCGCCCTGGCGTTTCGCGAGACGCAGTTGGGCTTCGGCATCGTCCTGTTTACGATTATCACGGCGCTGGGCCTGTCCCTGCGCTCGTACCTGGAACACTTGAAGTTGCAGATGCTGCCGAGGCTATCGGTGGTGCTGACCTTCGTGGTGGTACTGATTGCGGCCATCAGCCTGTTCAGCCACAAACTCGGCCTGGAACGCGGGCTGTCGGTGGCGTTGTTCCCGATGGTGATCCTGACCATGACCATCGAACGCCTGTCGATCACCTGGGAGGAGCGCGGCGCCAACCATGCGCTGAAAGTGGCGATCGGTACGCTGTTCGCCGCCTCCCTGGCGCACATCATCATGAGCGTGCCGGAGCTGATCTACTTTGTGTTTACCTTCCCGGCGATCCTGTTGATCCTGGTGGGCTTCATGCTGGCCATGGGTCGTTACCGCGGCTACCGCCTGACCGAGCTGGTGCGCTTCAAGGCCTTCCTCAAGGCTGACTCGTAA
- the rloA gene encoding retropepsin-like aspartic peptidase RloA yields MRLKPFLLICLLFLPGLMPGLCAAAEKTVYGLNEYAKLAGIDLEVAAKLDTGAKTASLSARDIKRFKRNGESWVRFYLAIDTAHSHPIERPLARVSKIKRRAGDYDPDEDKNYTARPVIALDICMGNALRSIEVNLTDRSAFQYPLLIGSEALKRFDALVDPSLKYAAGKPACAADAHTAE; encoded by the coding sequence ATGAGACTCAAGCCCTTCCTTCTGATTTGCCTACTGTTCCTGCCAGGGCTTATGCCGGGGCTATGTGCTGCCGCCGAGAAAACCGTGTATGGCCTGAATGAATACGCCAAATTGGCCGGCATTGACCTGGAAGTCGCGGCCAAACTCGACACGGGCGCCAAGACCGCCTCGTTGAGCGCACGCGATATCAAGCGCTTCAAGCGTAACGGCGAATCCTGGGTGCGCTTCTACCTGGCTATCGACACCGCCCATTCCCACCCCATCGAACGCCCATTGGCCCGCGTCAGCAAGATCAAGCGCCGCGCCGGTGACTACGACCCCGATGAGGACAAGAACTACACCGCCCGCCCAGTGATTGCCCTGGATATCTGCATGGGCAACGCTTTACGCAGCATCGAAGTGAACTTGACTGACCGCAGCGCCTTCCAATACCCGCTGCTGATCGGCTCCGAAGCGTTGAAACGCTTTGATGCGCTGGTCGACCCCAGTCTTAAATACGCAGCGGGCAAACCTGCCTGCGCCGCCGACGCTCATACCGCCGAGTAA
- the prpB gene encoding methylisocitrate lyase, which yields MSSNNKTTPGQRFRDAVASEQPLQVVGAINANHALLAKRAGFKAIYLSGGGVAAGSLGVPDLGITGLDDVLTDVRRITDVCDLPLLVDVDTGFGSSAFNVARTVKSMIKFGAAAIHIEDQVGAKRCGHRPNKEIVSQQEMVDRIKAAVDARTDDSFVIMARTDALAVEGLESALERAAACIEAGADMVFPEAITELEMYKLFAARVKAPILANITEFGATPLYTTEQLKSADVSIVLYPLSAFRAMNKAAENVYTAIRRDGTQQNVIDTMQTRMELYDRIDYHTFEQKLDALFAAKK from the coding sequence ATGAGTTCCAACAATAAAACTACTCCAGGCCAGCGTTTCCGTGATGCCGTCGCCAGCGAACAGCCATTGCAAGTGGTGGGCGCAATCAACGCCAACCACGCGCTGCTGGCCAAGCGCGCCGGTTTCAAGGCCATTTACCTCTCGGGCGGCGGCGTCGCTGCCGGCTCGCTCGGTGTGCCGGACCTGGGCATCACCGGCCTGGATGATGTGCTGACCGACGTGCGCCGTATCACTGACGTGTGCGACTTGCCGCTGCTAGTGGACGTGGACACCGGGTTCGGTTCGTCAGCCTTCAACGTGGCGCGCACGGTCAAATCGATGATCAAGTTCGGCGCCGCTGCCATCCACATCGAAGACCAGGTTGGCGCCAAGCGCTGCGGTCATCGCCCGAATAAGGAAATCGTGTCCCAGCAGGAAATGGTCGACCGCATCAAGGCCGCCGTGGATGCGCGCACCGATGACAGCTTTGTGATCATGGCACGCACCGACGCCCTTGCCGTCGAAGGGCTGGAATCCGCCCTGGAGCGTGCCGCCGCCTGCATCGAAGCCGGCGCCGACATGGTGTTCCCGGAAGCCATCACTGAACTGGAGATGTACAAACTGTTCGCCGCCCGCGTGAAGGCGCCGATCCTGGCCAACATCACCGAATTTGGCGCAACCCCGCTGTACACCACCGAACAGTTGAAATCTGCCGATGTTTCCATCGTGCTGTACCCGCTCTCGGCGTTCCGTGCCATGAACAAGGCCGCCGAGAACGTCTACACCGCGATCCGTCGCGACGGCACCCAACAGAACGTGATCGACACCATGCAGACCCGCATGGAGCTTTACGATCGCATCGACTACCACACCTTCGAGCAGAAGCTCGACGCGCTGTTCGCCGCGAAGAAGTAA